In Candidatus Fermentibacter sp., a single genomic region encodes these proteins:
- the gatE gene encoding Glu-tRNA(Gln) amidotransferase subunit GatE produces MSARADGYSELVELGFRSGLETHQQLATPNKLFCRCPASIRNDAPDSELLRHMRPTLSEFGEYDGTALMEFKTRKQVHYLLYNSSVCTYEMDDTPPFKADPEAVESALEIAMMFGMSLVDEIHITRKQYLDGSIPTGFQRTAIVGVNGSVPFLGRTLGFFQLSLEEDACREVDDVGHHVFYRTDRLSIPLVESVTRPEFYTPAEAALGAALVGDVMRSTRRVRRGIGSVRQDVNVSIRGGTRIEIKGVPRIGMIEALCSTEAYRQKGLLDLRAALPGSGADKGFYNASPIFLDPAAVSVSGLGTLKAGESAAVQVLPGFAPFIHWPLQPGMDFLDEIDGRIRVIACLERRPCVSEAPEALRAALGVTDPGDAVLLFAGPQEDLVTASQETVIRVREAFDGVPSETRQALAGGRTTFERILPGPDRMYPDTDLPPEPVSDELRARIMARLKPRPWERRESYAALGVPDQLAGRLINWESADLFDTVRPRVGWPASALAWLLTDRRRGSRRAGADWSGIGEQGIAGALEECFVKGVSLKGSARVLDAMSRAVGLTAAEAMEAEASS; encoded by the coding sequence TTGTCTGCTCGCGCCGACGGCTATTCTGAACTCGTCGAACTGGGCTTCCGCAGCGGTCTGGAGACCCACCAGCAGCTCGCCACACCCAACAAGCTCTTCTGCCGCTGCCCGGCATCCATCAGGAACGACGCCCCGGACTCCGAACTCCTCCGCCACATGAGGCCGACCCTCAGCGAATTCGGCGAGTACGACGGCACGGCCCTCATGGAGTTCAAGACCAGGAAGCAGGTCCACTACCTGCTCTACAACAGCAGTGTCTGCACCTACGAGATGGACGACACTCCCCCCTTCAAGGCCGATCCCGAAGCAGTGGAGTCCGCCCTCGAGATAGCCATGATGTTCGGGATGTCGCTCGTCGATGAAATCCACATCACCAGGAAGCAGTACCTCGACGGCAGCATCCCGACCGGATTCCAGCGCACCGCTATAGTCGGCGTGAACGGAAGCGTTCCATTCCTCGGGAGGACTCTCGGCTTCTTCCAGCTGAGCCTCGAGGAGGATGCCTGCCGCGAGGTGGACGACGTCGGACACCACGTCTTCTACCGCACCGACCGCCTGTCGATCCCCCTCGTCGAGTCGGTCACGAGGCCCGAGTTCTACACGCCTGCGGAGGCTGCTCTCGGAGCCGCCCTCGTGGGCGATGTCATGCGTTCGACGCGCAGGGTCAGGAGGGGCATCGGCTCGGTGAGGCAGGACGTGAACGTCTCCATCCGGGGCGGCACCAGGATAGAGATCAAGGGTGTCCCGCGCATCGGCATGATCGAGGCTCTCTGCTCCACGGAAGCCTACAGGCAGAAAGGTCTCCTCGACCTGAGGGCTGCTCTCCCCGGCTCCGGGGCGGACAAGGGTTTCTACAACGCGTCCCCGATCTTCCTGGACCCCGCCGCCGTCTCGGTGTCCGGCCTGGGAACCCTGAAAGCGGGGGAATCTGCAGCGGTGCAGGTCCTGCCCGGATTCGCCCCCTTCATACACTGGCCCCTCCAGCCCGGAATGGACTTCCTCGACGAGATCGACGGCAGGATCAGGGTCATCGCCTGCCTCGAGCGCCGTCCCTGCGTCTCGGAGGCTCCCGAAGCCCTTCGCGCCGCACTGGGCGTGACCGATCCCGGAGATGCCGTGCTCCTCTTCGCCGGTCCCCAGGAGGATCTCGTCACAGCCTCCCAGGAGACGGTCATCCGTGTGAGGGAGGCCTTCGACGGAGTCCCCTCCGAGACGAGGCAGGCCCTCGCCGGCGGCAGGACGACATTCGAACGGATCCTTCCCGGGCCGGACCGCATGTATCCCGACACAGACCTCCCGCCCGAACCCGTCTCGGACGAACTCCGCGCCAGGATCATGGCCAGGCTGAAGCCCCGCCCCTGGGAGCGCAGGGAGTCGTATGCCGCCCTGGGAGTGCCGGATCAGCTGGCTGGAAGGCTCATCAACTGGGAGTCGGCGGACCTCTTCGACACGGTCAGGCCCCGGGTCGGCTGGCCCGCTTCGGCGCTCGCCTGGCTCCTGACCGACAGGCGCAGGGGTTCGAGGAGGGCCGGGGCCGACTGGTCCGGCATCGGCGAACAGGGCATCGCCGGAGCCCTCGAGGAGTGCTTCGTGAAGGGCGTCTCCCTCAAGGGCTCTGCCAGGGTCCTGGATGCGATGTCCCGTGCTGTCGGACTCACCGCGGCTGAGGCGATGGAGGCCGAGGCCTCCAGCTGA